AAGTCCCCCGCGGTCTCGGGTCTGCCGCCCGTGGATGGCCGCAACCAGGGCGGTCTGCTCGACGTGGAGGTCGGTCCCGACTACGCCCAGAGCGGCCTCATCTACTGGACCTATTACGAGCCGCGCCAGGGCGGCAATGGTCTGGCGGTAGCGCGCGCCAAGCTCGTGGACGGCGCGCAGCCGCGCGTGGAGGGCGTGCAGGTCATCTTCCGGATGATGCCCACGCTCGAGTCGACGCTGCACGCGGGCGGACGGCTCGTGTTCACCCCCGACAACAAGCTGTTCGTCACCCTCGGTGAGCGCTCCATCCTCGAGGGCCGCGTCCAGGCGCGGGACGTGAAGAGCCACTTCGGCAAGGTGGTCCGCATCAATCCCGATGGAACGGTGCCCCAGGACAACCCCTACGTGAACACCCCGGGGGCCAAGCCGGAGATCTGGTCGGTGGGTCACCGCAACATCCTGTCGGCGGCGCTCGACAGCCAGAAGCGGCTGTGGATCGTGGAGATGGGGCCGCGCGGGGGTGACGAGCTCAACCGGCCGGAGGCCGGCAAGGACTACGGCTGGCCCACCATCGGCTACGGCGAGGAGTACAGCGGCGCTCCCATCCACCAGAGCCCCCAGGGCCCGGGCATGGAGCAGCCCGTGTACTACTGGGATCCGGTGATTGCCCCGTCGGGCATGGCGATCTACACCGGGGACCTCTTCCCCGAGTGGCGCAACAACGTCTTCATCGGCGGCCTGGCCAGCCAGGCGCTGGTGCGGCTCATGATGAGGAATGACCGCGTGGTGGGCGAGGAGCGGCTGCTCACGGATTTGAAGGTGCGCGTGCGCGAGGTGGTCCAGGGTCCCGAGGGAGCGCTCTACCTGCTCACCGACGCCACCGACGGCAAGCTGCTCAAGCTCACGCCGCGCTGACGTCCCTCGTCACTCGGACCCGCGCGCAGGCGGCGCGGGACGCGGGGGCGCGGCGGGAGGAGGCAATGGCCGCGCCCTCGCGGCAATTACACACGGTGGGGCCATACGTGATGCCACCCATCGACCACGGTCAGGGGGAGATGCCCTGGACCTCGAAGGTCTGGACGGTGTTGGCGGGGAACCACGACCAGAAGCGCTTCCCGCTCAGGTTCGTGTCGTTGTAGCGCGCGTACCGGTCTCCTCCGCTCGCGGTCACCGTGGCCCAAC
This is a stretch of genomic DNA from Archangium violaceum. It encodes these proteins:
- a CDS encoding PQQ-dependent sugar dehydrogenase, translating into MRTLSMTFILAALLWGCSHQTPDPTGGTPQEPADAGVTPQEPADAGVTPEEPLPSGPPVDTDPPNVPEFQPAFPGQTRVPAIKTKTAFQVTQIASGFRNPWAIAFLPDQRMLVTEKPTGALYIVTPQGAKSPAVSGLPPVDGRNQGGLLDVEVGPDYAQSGLIYWTYYEPRQGGNGLAVARAKLVDGAQPRVEGVQVIFRMMPTLESTLHAGGRLVFTPDNKLFVTLGERSILEGRVQARDVKSHFGKVVRINPDGTVPQDNPYVNTPGAKPEIWSVGHRNILSAALDSQKRLWIVEMGPRGGDELNRPEAGKDYGWPTIGYGEEYSGAPIHQSPQGPGMEQPVYYWDPVIAPSGMAIYTGDLFPEWRNNVFIGGLASQALVRLMMRNDRVVGEERLLTDLKVRVREVVQGPEGALYLLTDATDGKLLKLTPR